The Candidatus Desulfarcum epimagneticum region AGCGATATTGATGTTATGATCGAACAAAAAGAGCCGGATATGTTTGTTTTGGGAAATATCAAATGCGATCTGGAAAAAATATTCGGAAGAAAAGTCGATGTTGTCCGAATCAGGGACGGAATGGGCGCCTTTCTCATGGAAAGAATCAACCGGGATGGGATATATGTATGACAGAGCGCTTGTGACGGAAATTCTGTCGCAGATATTGCGGGCCGCCGACACGATTTTATATCGCTTCTCACAGGTCAAAACGATTCATGATCTCACTGATTCTCCGGCCGGCATGGAAAAACTGGACTCGATATGCATGCAGTTGATCGCCATTGGCGAAGGCCTCAAAAACATAGATAAAACGACCGATCATACTTTATTGGCCGAGTTCCCGGAAATCAACTGGGAAGGCGCCAAAACCATGAGAGATATCATGGCTCATCATTATTTCCGCATCGACGCCGAAATAGTTTTTGAAGTGTGTGAGAATAAAATAACGCCTCTGCGCGATGCCATTGAAAAGATGATCCAAAAAATCAAATAGTCAGCGTCTCGCCGCCCATCTCCATAGCATTTCGGCATATCACTTCCTCATCTAATCCACGCCACCCAACCGCCGGCCGCCGTTCTCATTCAATATCAAAAAATTCCAAAGCGTTTTTGCCCGATATCCGCTCCAGGCTCTTTCGGGAAAGCCCCGCCGCTTTCAGGGCCTTCAACTCCCGGTCCCACGCGTAGGGAATATTCGGAAAATCGGAGCCGTGCATGACCCGGTCCGGCCGCCAGCGGCCGAGGC contains the following coding sequences:
- a CDS encoding Antitoxin, producing the protein MGYMYDRALVTEILSQILRAADTILYRFSQVKTIHDLTDSPAGMEKLDSICMQLIAIGEGLKNIDKTTDHTLLAEFPEINWEGAKTMRDIMAHHYFRIDAEIVFEVCENKITPLRDAIEKMIQKIK
- a CDS encoding conserved hypothetical protein (Evidence 4 : Unknown function but conserved in other organisms) yields the protein MEKAAGAMGAIQFSKGKMMEKSEILQKLTEYKKTSQGKYHFERIGIFGSFARGTEGEGSDIDVMIEQKEPDMFVLGNIKCDLEKIFGRKVDVVRIRDGMGAFLMERINRDGIYV